In Humulus lupulus chromosome 7, drHumLupu1.1, whole genome shotgun sequence, the following are encoded in one genomic region:
- the LOC133792037 gene encoding uncharacterized protein LOC133792037, with protein MAKLYRIEQGKSEHPKPYLQCFIDLVHQIHDAEPTTAANLFVKSLQVGSLIHENPTMTPPYDMAEIQARAEGVFRVLEYRERVKKKTALISIPPPNNPSPSAKGNDKRKIHEPEPSKGGKRPRTSRDPSRFSTFEYTIPKEVIYAENKDRPILWEPYKITTPPERRDKNRFCIFHKVHGHTISECHNLHNQIQALMRNRRLAQYIKGSDRTGIPQPNIAPTPAPTITPTSTNVASSSSQEPLKQVPMIHGTMEPTLEQDEKTKYQRKMEEIVKRYRLLGHTVNFVNAEERCYPTAPITFTEEDL; from the coding sequence ATGGCAAAATTGTATCGAATTGAACAAGGTAAAAGTGAACACCCAAAGCCATACCTGCAATGCTTTATCGATCTTGTACACCAAATTCATGATGCAGAGCCAACAACCGCAGCCAACCTCTTTGTCAAGAGTTTGCAAGTAGGATCCCTCATACATGAAAATCCCACTATGACCCCACCTTATGACATGGCAGAAATACAGGCCCGTGCCGAAGGTGTCTTCAGAGTTTTGGAATATCGAGAACGTGTAAAGAAGAAAACTGCTCTCATTTCCATACCACCACCAAACAACCCATCTCCCTCGGCTAAAGGGAACGATAAGAGGAAAATACATGAGCCTGAACCTTCGAAGGGGGGAAAGAGACCAAGAACCAGTCGAGATCCATCAAGATTCTCTACTTTCGAATACACCATCCCAAAGGAAGTCATCTACGCAGAGAACAAAGACCGACCCATCTTGTGGGAACCATACAAAATCACCACTCCTCCAGAGAGGCGAGACAAGAACAGGTTCTGCATTTTCCACAAGGTCCACGGACATACGATATCTGAATGCCACAACCTCCACAACCAAATTCAGGCTCTTATGAGAAATAGAAGACTGGCTCAGTACATCAAAGGATCTGATAGGACTGGCATCCCACAACCCAATATCGCTCCTACTCCAGCACCCACGATAACGCCAACCTCCACAAATGTGGCTTCATCGAGTTCACAAGAGCCTCTAAAGCAAGTCCCCATGATACATGGAACCATGGAACCGACCCTGGAACAAGATGAAAAAACCAAATACCAGAGGAAAATGGAGGAAATAGTGAAGCGATATAGATTACTGGGGCACACCGTCAACTTTGTCAATGCAGAAGAGAGGTGCTACCCCACTGCTCCAATAACTTTTACAGAAGAAGACCTGTAG
- the LOC133789815 gene encoding auxin response factor 19-like — protein MHIRILAAATHAAANNSPITTFYHPRANPSKFVIPLAKYYKAVCGNQISPDMRFRTMFETEEFGTRRYMCTITDISDLDPASWKNSQWRNLQVGWDESTSGKGVIGFQSGRLNLLQLHFLSSPSIF, from the exons ATGCATATTAGAATTCTGGCAGCTGCCACTCATGCTGCAGCCAACAATAGTCCCATCACAACGTTCTACCATCCTAG GGCTAATCCATCAAAATTTGTTATTCCTTTAGCCAAGTACTACAAGGCAGTGTGTGGAAACCAAATATCACCCGACATGCGTTTTCGTACAATGTTTGAAACCGAAGAGTTTGGAACAAGAAG GTATATGTGTACAATCACAGATATTAGTGATCTTGATCCCGCTAGTTGGAAGAATTCACAATGGCGTAATTTGCAG GTTGGTTGGGACGAATCAACTTCGGGGAAAGGCGTAATAGGGTTTCAATCTGGGAGATTGAACCTGTTACAACTCCATTTTTTATCTTCCCCCTCCATTTTTTAG